The nucleotide window GCAGTGGAAGCGCGTGACACGACCGCCGAGCCTGCCCAGCCGCCTGCCAAGCCCGCTACGATACCATTCCCGCCACACGAGGAGCACGTACGACGGCTAGAGGAGTGGCTACTACAACACTTCTCGGCCTCCGCCTTCAACACCACAAGGAGCCCGCTGCCCGTGATGGACGGCGAGCCTCACCACATCTACCTGGCACCCAACGCTGTCCCCTACGCCTGCCACACGCCCGCCTCGGTGCCGAAACACTGGGAGGACGAGGTGAAAGCCCAGCTTGAAGACGACGTACGGCGAGGCGTCATCGAGCCCGTCCCGGCAGGGGAACCCACGGAGTGGTGTGCCCGCATGGTTGTGGTAGCAAAGAAATCAGGGCAAGCGCGGCGCACCGTCGATTACCAGCGCCTCAACGCCGCATGCCGCAGAGAGACACACCACACCCCCGCCCCCTTCGACATGGTGTCTAGTGTCCCCAAACATTGCTTCAAGACAGTGGCTGACGCTTATTGGGGGTACCACCAAGTCAGGCTGGACGAGGAGAGTCGAAGtctcaccaccttcatcaccccATGGGGGAGGTTCAGGTACCTCCGGACCCCCATGGGCCACTGTTCTACTGGCGACGCATACACAAAGCGCTTCGATGACGCCATCCAAGGCATCGTGAGGAAGCACAAGTGTATCGACGACACCCTCCTCTACGACAGCAACATCGAAGACGCATTCTGGCACACGTACGAGTTTCTGGCGACCTGTGCAGCCAAGGGGATTACTTTGAAGCCTGAAAAATTCCAGTTCGCACGGAGGGAGGTGGATTTCGTGGGTTTTCACCTCGGCTGGGAGGAGTACAAACCCACAGACGAGCGCCTAGCGGCAATCAAAAGCTTCAGGATGCCTGACAAGCCCTCCATCTCAGACATCAGGTCGTGGTACGGGTTTGTCAATCAACTTGCCCCATTCCTCGCCACAGCCCCAATCATGAACGCCTTCAGGGAGCTCCTGAAGAAGCCGTGCGGAAAGGCTGTGTACTGGGACGAGCACCTGCAGGAGAAATTCCGCCGCGCTCAGGACACCATATGCCAGCTTGCAAAGGACGGCCTGGCATATTACGACAAAACCCGCCCCACAGTTGCCCTCACAGACTGGAGCAGGGAGGGCATTGGATTCATTATCCTGCAGCAGTTCTGCCACTGCTCGTCTGCTGCCGCTCCCTTCTGCTGCAGGGCGGGCTGGCGTCTGGCCCTGTGCGGAAGCCGCCACCTCACGGCCGCCGAGACTGGTTACGCCGCGGTAGAGGGGGAAACCttggctgtggtgtggtgccTCCAGAAAGCCCGGCTGTTCTTGTTGGGGTGCCCGAACCTCACCATCGTCACCGACCACCGCCCTCTCACCAAGCTGCTGGGGGACAGGGCCCTCACAGAAGTCATCAACCCACGACTCTTCCGGCTCAAGGAGCGAATGCTACAGTACCGCTTTCAAGTCAAATATCTGCCAGGAAAAAGGAACGCCGCAGCCGACTTCCTGTCCAGGTACCCAGCCCTCAGAAGCCCCACCGACGCCGACCTGGATGAGGACCTCACCGAGGCAGTAGCAGCCGTGGTCATCGCTACAGCCGAACACGAGGGTCACGTTCTCGACGAGTCAGCGGTGAGAAAATCTGCAGCCGACGACCCTGTCTACCAACTACTACTGGCCAAAGTGTTGGCCGCGGACTGGCACCCACACAAGGCGCAAGAAGTGGCCTGCCTGCGCCCGTTCTATGGCGTGAGGGACCGGTTGGCAGTCTCTCAAGACCTTGTCACATACACCTTTGACCAGGGTTGTGTGCGACTCGTGATTCCTGAGCCCCTCCGCCCACAGGTAGCAGCAAACTTACACGCTGGTCACCAAGGGCTAGATTCCATGCTGCGGAGGGCAAGGCAATGTGTATACTGGCCCGGGTTGGAAGGGGACCTGCAGCACTACCGGGCGTCGTGCACGTCATGCGAGACGCACGCTCCCTCTCAGCCCTCAGAAACACTCGTCATCACGCCGCCCCCAGAGTACCCATTCCAATCCACAGTGGCGGACATGTTTCAGCATGAGGGGCACACCTACATGGTCTACGCTGACAGGCTCACTGGATGGCTAGAACTCGCCCATTTCCCACACGGTGCTACATCTAATAAAATCAAGAGTCAAATGAGGCAGTACTTCACGCGATGGGGCGCCCCGGAACAGCTGTCCACTGATGGGGGGCCGAACCTGGCGAGCGAGGAAATGTCGGAATTCCTCAAGAACTGGGGTGTCATTGCACGCCTGTCCTCAGCACAGTACCCACAGTCAAACGGGCGGGCCGAAGCAGCGGTCAAGACGGCCAAAAGAATCATCAGAGCCAACACAGGTAGCGGGGGCTCATTGGACACGGACAAAACCTCCCTCGCTGTGCTGCAGTACCTTAACACCCCGCTGCGATCTGTCAACAAGTCCCCCGCCCAACTTGCCACCGGAAGGCAGCTGCGTGATGGCGTGCCAACGGCCCGACGACATACAAGGTGGACAGGCACTGGGGAAGGACGCTGcgtgagagagaagtgaaaatgggggaggaaggcaaCACCCTGATGGCAACCTGCACACCCAGACAGCTCCGGCCCCTGTCCCCCGGCACACGAGTAAGGATGCAGAACCAGGCCTCGGGCACGTGGGACCGCACGGGCTTGATCGTGGAGGCGCTGCCCTACAGGCAGTACACCGTCAGGCTTGATGGTACCGGCCGAATAAGCCTCAGGAACAGGAAGCATCTGCGGCCCGTCGCTGAGTTAACCCCACCGCCCGCACCGCCAACCCTGCGCCCACCAACCCCGCCGGCCGCTCAACCAACCATGACAAACGCACAAGTCTCAACCCCCACCCAACCTCAGCTACGCCCCGCACCCAGGAGGCAGGTGCGGCGACCGGGGTGGCTGAGCGACTatgtgtaacacacacacacacacacacacacacacatacatacacatatcaGATTAATGTGTTGCAGGCACACATTTATCTTACAGGGGGGATAttggatatattattatttgtacgATATGTTTTCCCGGCGGCAAGCCAAGCACTGCTTGTCGCCAAGAGTGTATCCTCAGTTCCGGGCCGAGCCCAATAAAGGAGAGACGTGTTTCCCTGTGTCTCGTTCCCCTGCCTAGCTATCTTACAAGATGTATATCACGTAAAAGCCAAGAAAATGTAGCCTATATCGAGATGTAACATACAAATGCATACTCTGTATAGGATACACTACACAGATAAAGTAAAGCGATGGTGAACGACCGACGTACGCACTTTAAATACAATTGAttcgtttgtttacttttggtGCTTGACCTCTTATCGCAGCCAGCTACTCGTATAATATATTGAGGTGAAGCAATGTGTAGTCAAGACGAAGCTGTGAAACAAGATTTTCCCTCTCATAACATAATGAGTTCACACCTAAATTGTATTCCCATCATGCATTTTCCACAAGGATTGACTATTTATTACATGATGCTCTTGTTgtgagaatagtagtagtagtagtaataatagtagtagtagcagcagtagtagtagtagtagtagtagtagtagtaaaaggtaTATTAGAGTAAGTATAGTACCACTTACAGCACAGACATTCAGTAATGTGCCTGTGCCATTTCCTTTCAGCTTCAATAGTCCTCCGTGACCAACATCACGTTACCTTCCCCCTTAGCTCGTGAATGGCGTGCGGATGATGACACCGTTCTTGACTGCCTGTGGTAACGGTAGACgtgcagtggtggcggtggcaatGAACGGTCGCGGGTCTTGAGTCACCAGTCTTGAAACACAACCACGCCAAAAAATTGACATCCCTTTGGCTGTCGGTCGATCAATCAAGGATGATTGATAAGATTGCCATCTTAGGCATgagtgttttcctcctcctcctcctcctcctcctcctcctcctcctcctattattactactactactactactactagtttctctctttttctcaatttctttgctttttgttttgcattttcttttgctcctccgcttttttcttcgtttcctattactacttctgccttttcttcttctcttcctcctcttcttcctcctcctcctcctcctcctcctcctcctcctcctcctcctcctcctccttttcttcctttttcttcttcttcttcttcttctccttcttcttctttctttctttctttcttattttttctttttccttcactttttttatcttctcctcctcctcctcctcctccttctcctcctcttcttcctccttcttgttcttgttcttgttcttttctccttcttctttagtCCCCGTTGGTAATTAATGGAAATGTAGCGAACGTTAATTAAGGATGCAATTAGTTAGTGACAAGTAAAATCGCTTAATTGCTACTACCTGATATTTCTGATCAATTAATTGTAATACTTCCACATCGTAATAAAACATAATATCGGCAACCTTTCCTACTGCTGTTAcgatttatttaattatatatatatatgtatatatatatatatatatatatatatatatatatatatatatatatatatatatatatatatatatatatatatatatatatatatatatatatatatatatatatatatatatatatatatatatatattttttttttttatgtaggaaggacactggccaagggcaacaaaaatcaaataaaaaaaaaatgcccactgaaatgccagtcccataaaagggtcaaagcagtggtcaaaaattgatgaataagtgtcttgaaaccttcctcttgaaggaattcaagtcataggaaggtggaaatacagaagcaggcagggagttccagagtttaccagagaaagggatgaatgattgagaatactggttaactcttgcgttagagaggtcgacagaataggggtgagaaaaagaagaaagtcttgtgcagcgaggccgcggaaggaggggaggcatgcagttagcaagatcagaagagcagttagcatgaaaatagcggtagaagacagctaggtatgcaacactgcggcggtgagagagacgctcaggagaggagttgatgagacgaaaagcttttgattccaccctaactagaagaacagtatgagtggaactcccgcagacatgtgaagcatactccatacgtggacggataaggcccttgtacagagttagcagctggggggatgcgaaaaactggcagagacgtctcagaacacctaacttcatagaagctgttttagctagagatgagatttgaagtttccagttcagattataagtaaaggacagaccgaggatattcagtgtagaagagggggaaggttgagtgtcattgaaaaagaggggatagttgtctggaaggttgtgtcgagttgatagatggaggaattgagtttttgaggcattgaacaataccaagtttgctctgccccaatcagaaatttcagaaagatcagaagtcaggcgttctgtggcttccctgcgtgatatgtttacctcctgaagggttggacgtctatgaaaagacgtggaaaagtgtagtgtggtatcatcagcgtaggagtggataggacaagaagtttggtttagaagatcattaatgaataataagaagagagtgtgggtgacgggacagaaccctgaggaacaccactgttaatagatttagaagaagaacagtgaccgtctaccacagcagcaatagaacggtcagaaaggaaacttgagatgaagttacagaaagaaggatagaaaccgtaggagggtagtttggaaatcaaagctttgtgccagactctatcaaaagcttttgatatgttcaaggcaacaacaaaagtttcaccaaaatctctaaaagaggatgaccaagactcagtaaggaaagccagaagatcacgagtacagcggccttgacggaaaccatactggcgatcagatagaaggttgtgaagtgatagatgtttaagaatcttcctgttgaggatagattcaaaaactttagataggcaggaaattaaagcaataggacgatagtttgagggattagaacggtcaccctttttaggaacaggttgaatgtaggcaaacttccagcaagaaggaaaggtagatgttgacagacagagctgaaagagtttgactaggcaaggtgcaagcacggaggcacagtttcggagaacaataggagggacctcatcaggtccataaaccttccgactgtttaggccagcgagggcatggaaaacatcattgcgaagaattttaataggtggcatgaagtattcagagggtggaggaaagggaggaacaagcccagaatcgtccaaagtagaaTTTTCAACAAAGGTTTGatcaaagagttcagctttagaaatagatgtgatagcagtggtgccatctggttgaaatagaggagggaaagaagaagaagcaaagttattggagatatttttggctagatgccagaaatcacgagttagatcttgaaaggttttgacattttctgtaaatgaaggagcttttggctagatggagaacagacttggcatggttccgcgcagaaatataaagtgcatgagattctggtgatggaaggcttaagtaccttttgtgggccacctctctatcatgtatagcacgagaacaagctgtgttaaactaaaggtttagaaggtttaggacgagtaaaagagtgaggaatgtatgcctccatgccagacactatcatctctgttatgcgctgtcacacacgtgactactctaccacggaaccaggtgcctgcctctcaactcgtggcgctgccacgtgtatagcttgaggcatactggatacgtgacctctagcaggctaccaagccgataacgaggggtggagttccatcgagcttcagtctcctccaagggtcgctacagctctgaggtcgccttggcatacgctgggagcctcatatacactcgagagcggtggtaagagttacaccagtgttacacacccacacacacacacacataaacacacgcacacacacacacacaaacacatttatatttattttctattatgtatatgtaaaggtgtttatttttgtaatttgtatctatatgtatttactaacttggcttaagttattaactgaaccagtcttttaagttattcagtccagttcagattgccactccttgttacttacttttacttacttaaataatcttcaattttgtattgttacttaatttaagggttaactttaagatattaaatagcagttaaaatgtctccttttctcttttcttttaacccttccattgttagtgtgagcaacaccccttcatggtccatcccctagagttcagtgtatgctcacacgtaacagcgctcagcatacaaagacgggtctctgacacggaagcagtagttattccaaggaaaatcagcaaaatacctcctcaggtcccccaactagcagaggcaaaaccccagaggcaccttcgctttgggggatcctgaggagggattggagtgataggacaagataaagatatgagattgtgatcggaggagcccaacagagaagaaagggtgacagcataagcagaaggattagaggtcaggaaaagttcaagaatgttgggcgtatctccaagatggtcaggaatacgagtagggtgttgtaccaattgctctaggtcatggaggatagcaaagttgtaggctagttcaccaggatggtcagtgaagggagaggaaagccaaagctggtggtgagcattgaagtctccaagaatggagatctctgcaaaagggaagagggtcagaatgtgctccaatatggaagttaagtagtcaaagaatttcttatagtcagaggagttaggtcagaggtatacagcacagataaatttagtatgagagtgagtctgtagtcgtagccagatggtggaaaactcggaagattcaagagcgtggcacgagagcaggttaaatcattgcgcacataaacgtagcatccagctttggatcgaaaatgaggatagagaaagtaagagggaacagaaaaggggctactgtcagttgcctcagacacctgagtttcagtgaggaaaagaagatgaggtttagaagaggagaggtggtgttctacagattgaaaattagatcttagaccacgaatgttgcagaagttaatgaagaaaaagttgaggggggtgtcaagacacttagggttgtcgacagaaaggcagtccgacctggggacatttatggtcccctccccagatggggactccgaggctggtgtaggagtcgccatgatgattttaaaatttttgagtgaagggtgtgtgtgttattaggtgtttgtagttttgtgtggaggaagagggttgtctttagagggcaggctgtgactgcccccttgtgttgtgagacacaaagggaaacgttcagtgaggtcacagctgggtttaatgataagttcacatcATCCCTTGAACAGtgccttagacctcactgggagtaattatcgtttcggcaggtgtctactgcctcctcatgGAAGCCTACTTCGGACTTTAGCATGAATATCTTTGAAGACATGCATATGTTGTTTAACATGGTCATCTACGTTGTAGACTTGAGTCTGTGGGATTTTCaacaaatcataaggaagatttttatcttcatcatACAGTATATAGTGTGGGGATTTCCCAGTACTTTCACACATTGAACTGTTAATGCAGACAGCAACATTTGGTAACCAATCTTCCCAGTCATCATGCAGACTGTTTATAACTAGACGAAGAATCTCCAGGATTTTCCTGCTTGCTCTTTCTACCAGTCCGTTTGAAGGAGGATGGTAAGCTACGGTATAGGTGTGTTTGATGTTGTACTGTGTACCTTGTAGGATTTCATTGCGAAATTCGGTtccattatcacttaacaacactcgCGGCGTTGGATATGGACAAAAAGAATTTAGTCACTAGCGCATGCGGTACAAATTTAACAGATTTTTCATTTAAATGTGACAGAACCACTaaccttgaaaaatggtctacacacacaagtaggtaCTGCAAgccattttgacttttgggtAACTGAAGAAGATCAATGGAGACAATGTTCCAAAGTCgctcaggtagtggatattccAGTATTGGGGCTGATCCTTTTACCGTACCCTCTTGCTTTGCACTTGATATACACTTGGCAACATAGTTTTCTATGTCAGTGCGCATTGTAGGCCAATAATAGCTTATACTCGCTGCTTGTATAGTTCGCTCTCTTCCTGGATGTCCCGCACTTGGCATGCCGCATACTAAGATAAATACGACGGGGACTAAACTCTCAGGAATGATGTGTTGCTTTCTAGAATCTCCCTTTTGGCGATTATGTCGACACAGAACATTGTCTGGTGACATGAAGAATTGAGAGAATGGTATATGCAGACGTGGAAGATCATCTTCTTTGCCTGACCCCAGAGCATGAATGATCTTAGACCATATTTTATGCTCTCACTGTGCTTTACCTAATTCCTTCAGGAGTGAAGTTATTCATAGTTACTGACAGCTCCCACAGACACATTTCGTGAAAGTGCGCCGGCTACTATATTAGCACGACCTGGCAGGTACTTCACTACTGGAACAAATTCCTGCATGGTAGAGTACCATCTTGCCACTTGT belongs to Scylla paramamosain isolate STU-SP2022 chromosome 29, ASM3559412v1, whole genome shotgun sequence and includes:
- the LOC135115613 gene encoding uncharacterized protein K02A2.6-like translates to MRPGYDTSCIQVVETVHGVLASPLQVATPGSGPSRQTPLWPPAATCLGRQFTFNQWSALTQQEALDAIGNLVLRSSSPAVQWAEFFGVSQGQDECVSDYFVRGTQKVNDCAFECPQCSLNLSEYLLLKKLVVGIRDTGLKQQVYQACDSLGSVDALRAMCCAYEAARQHTTGVGGWRESSRAAGTVRAEENGNQTLDAAAATTSGKTQPSRTCWNCGTSHAPDRASCPAREAVCVACRKKGHFKRCCRSSKRPHGTASAYAVSGSVTTAGANVSRQPTIEVTVALGKGAKHRTAAVADTGAQVCVAGAALLSSLNIQPTQLQGRAGLRDVADLPLRCLGSCRCDIYLGGHATQQEVYFVPSARSLFLSLSACKELGLVPAGFPHHSLPTVQAVEARDTTAEPAQPPAKPATIPFPPHEEHVRRLEEWLLQHFSASAFNTTRSPLPVMDGEPHHIYLAPNAVPYACHTPASVPKHWEDEVKAQLEDDVRRGVIEPVPAGEPTEWCARMVVVAKKSGQARRTVDYQRLNAACRRETHHTPAPFDMVSSVPKHCFKTVADAYWGYHQVRLDEESRSLTTFITPWGRFRYLRTPMGHCSTGDAYTKRFDDAIQGIVRKHKCIDDTLLYDSNIEDAFWHTYEFLATCAAKGITLKPEKFQFARREVDFVGFHLGWEEYKPTDERLAAIKSFRMPDKPSISDIRSWYGFVNQLAPFLATAPIMNAFRELLKKPCGKAVYWDEHLQEKFRRAQDTICQLAKDGLAYYDKTRPTVALTDWSREGIGFIILQQFCHCSSAAAPFCCRAGWRLALCGSRHLTAAETGYAAVEGETLAVVWCLQKARLFLLGCPNLTIVTDHRPLTKLLGDRALTEVINPRLFRLKERMLQYRFQVKYLPGKRNAAADFLSRYPALRSPTDADLDEDLTEAVAAVVIATAEHEGHVLDESAVRKSAADDPVYQLLLAKVLAADWHPHKAQEVACLRPFYGVRDRLAVSQDLVTYTFDQGCVRLVIPEPLRPQVAANLHAGHQGLDSMLRRARQCVYWPGLEGDLQHYRASCTSCETHAPSQPSETLVITPPPEYPFQSTVADMFQHEGHTYMVYADRLTGWLELAHFPHGATSNKIKSQMRQYFTRWGAPEQLSTDGGPNLASEEMSEFLKNWGVIARLSSAQYPQSNGRAEAAVKTAKRIIRANTGSGGSLDTDKTSLAVLQYLNTPLRSVNKSPAQLATGRQLRDGVPTARRHTRWTGTGEGRCVREK